Proteins encoded together in one Musa acuminata AAA Group cultivar baxijiao chromosome BXJ3-6, Cavendish_Baxijiao_AAA, whole genome shotgun sequence window:
- the LOC103988032 gene encoding uncharacterized protein At3g49140-like, protein MLTAMDSALAIGLRPRGGACPSPLPPRSLLSLVVGACRRCSWRGKRRLFGRGFRDLERSRTNMDGCFGSCPSHPLSARVRAAQGDADSPTSNSRRRYHPSEEIEELVPPVDGEERRLTDAETARTIVEVNSKATVIFTGFIDEEVDENIIWPYVPYLTDEYGDIYFEVNNEKEILQTLISDDKLVQVIIGLDNIEMLSEMEVLGPSDLDIEVEEISSDVGDVNDGYEEDAVAIIEDELDELLSSDNVSDWTNLETMQSCHPMYFAKKMEESVSNVDLDWMDQPPASIVIQGQLRPAFAEESINIKKLPYSGELDKDQSLHNGASFYKLEMINIQIVSSYGNQFEVKIQDFREARPDVLAHSATNIISHLKSGGEKVSQALKMLCMRQKGIHVEEAVVIGVDSLGFDLRVCSGRQVQTLRFSFATQATSEFSAERQLNDLLFPLLKQKQQRWQQAHQGIDS, encoded by the exons ATGCTGACGGCGATGGACTCTGCCCTAGCGATCGGTTTGCGGCCCCGCGGCGGCGCGTGTCCCTCGCCTCTCCCGCCGCGGTCTCTGCTGTCGCTCGTGGTGGGGGCCTGTCGCCGGTGTTCTTGGCGGGGCAAGCGGAGGCTCTTCGGTCGAGGGTTTCGGGATCTTGAGCGCTCCCG GACCAACATGGATGGCTGCTTTGGATCGTGCCCGAGTCATCCTCTTTCTGCTAGGGTTCGTGCCGCGCAAGGGGATGCGGATTCGCCGACGAGCAACTCCAGACGGCGGTACCACCCTTCCGAGGAAATCGAAGAGCTGGTTCCTCCCGTTGACGGCGAAGAGAGGCGCCTCACGGATGCCGAAACTGCAAGAACCATAGTTGAG GTGAATAGCAAAGCAACTGTCATTTTCACGGGATTTATTGATGAAGAAGTCGATGAAAATATTATTTGGCCTTATGTACCATATTTAACTGATGAATATGGAG ATATCTATTTTGAGGTGAATAATGAGAAAGAAATTCTGCAAACTCTGATTTCGGACGATAAATTAGTG CaagttataattgggttggacAATATAGAAATGCTATCAGAGATGGAAGTGCTAGGGCCAAGTGATCTTGATATTGAAGTAGAAGAAATCTCAAGTGATGTAGGTGATGTTAATGATGGATATGAAGAG GATGCAGTGGCCATCATCGAAGATGAATTAGATGAACTTCTCTCTTCTGATAATGTAAGTGATTGGACAAATTTGGAAACAATGCAGTCTTGTCATCCAATGTATTTTGCTAAGAAAATGGAAGAG TCTGTATCGAATGTTGATTTGGACTGGATGGATCAACCTCCTGCTAGCATTGTCATCCAAGGTCAACTGAGACCTGCCTTCGCTGAAGAGAGCATAAATATCAAGAAGCTTCCATATAGTG GAGAATTAGATAAGGATCAAAGTCTACATAACGGAGCTTCATTCTACAAATTGGAGATGATTAATATTCAGATAGTTTCTTCGTATGGGAATCAG TTTGAAGTTAAGATTCAAGATTTTCGAGAAGCTCGACCAGATGTTCTTGCACATTCTGCTACCAATATCATATCTCATCTTAAATCTGGTGGGGAAAAGGTCTCACAAGCCCTTAAAATGCTGTGTATGAGGCAAAAGGGTATTCACGTAGAG GAGGCTGTTGTCATTGGTGTTGACAGTCTTGGTTTCGACTTGAGAGTTTGTTCAGGAAGGCAAGTCCAAactctaagattttcttttgctaCACAA GCAACATCCGAGTTTAGTGCAGAAAGACAACTCAATGATCTTCTATTTCCACTACTTAAGCAGAAACAGCAGCGATGGCAACAAGCTCATCAGGGAATTGACAGTTGA